From Yersinia hibernica, a single genomic window includes:
- the hpf gene encoding ribosome hibernation promoting factor yields the protein MQLNITGHHVEITEALREFVTTKFAKLEQYFDRINQVYVVLSVEKVKQIAEATVHVNGGELHASSEQEDMYAAIDILVDKLARQLNKHKDKLKQH from the coding sequence ATGCAGCTCAATATTACCGGACATCATGTCGAAATAACCGAAGCATTACGCGAGTTTGTAACCACTAAATTTGCCAAACTTGAGCAATACTTTGATCGAATTAACCAGGTGTATGTGGTTTTAAGTGTCGAAAAAGTAAAACAAATTGCAGAAGCGACGGTACATGTGAATGGGGGGGAGTTGCATGCAAGCTCAGAGCAGGAGGATATGTACGCCGCCATTGATATTTTGGTTGATAAACTGGCGCGCCAGTTGAACAAGCATAAAGATAAATTGAAGCAACATTAA
- the ptsN gene encoding PTS IIA-like nitrogen regulatory protein PtsN → MTNDPALQLSSVLNIECTKSSVHCSSKKRALEIISELAAKQLNLPSQIVFDAVLTRERMGSTGIGNGIAIPHGKLEEDTLRAVGVFIRLEQPIAFDAIDNQPVDLLFALLVPADQCKTHLHTLSLVAKRLADKTVCRRLRAAQSDEELYQIMTELPPETA, encoded by the coding sequence ATGACCAACGATCCAGCATTGCAACTAAGCTCGGTATTAAATATCGAGTGCACCAAAAGCTCCGTACATTGCTCAAGTAAAAAACGGGCTTTGGAAATTATCAGCGAGTTAGCTGCCAAACAGCTCAACCTGCCATCACAGATCGTTTTCGATGCTGTATTAACCCGCGAACGTATGGGCAGTACCGGTATTGGTAATGGTATCGCGATACCGCATGGCAAGCTGGAAGAAGATACACTGCGCGCTGTCGGTGTATTCATTCGTCTGGAACAACCTATAGCTTTCGATGCTATTGATAACCAACCGGTTGATCTATTATTTGCCTTGTTGGTTCCAGCAGATCAATGTAAAACTCACTTACACACTTTGTCTTTAGTGGCCAAGCGATTAGCTGATAAAACAGTGTGTCGCCGTTTACGGGCGGCGCAAAGTGATGAAGAGCTTTATCAAATCATGACTGAACTACCGCCAGAAACAGCATAA